The nucleotide window ACCCAGATGGTCCGCAGCGCGTCATTACTCAGGATAGTGGCAACCACCGCGGCACCGTGTGACGGTGGGTTAGAGTAGTTGGCGCGAATGCTATATTTCACCTGGCTGAAGGCCGTTTTCGCCACGTCGCTGCTGGCTGCAACCAGCGTCAGCGCACCTACGCGCTCATTATAAAGGCCAAAGTTTTTTGAATAGGAGCTGGCGACCAGCAATTCCTGATGGCTGGCAGCAAAAATACGCAGGCCTTCAGCATCTTCATCCAGACCACGGGCAAAGCCCTGATAGGCGAAGTCAAACAGCGGCAGCCAGCCCTTTTCCAGCGACAGCTGCGCCAGCTGCTGCCACTGTTCAGCGGTCGGGTCGATGCCGGTTGGGTTATGGCAGCAGCCGTGGAACAGCACTACATCGCCTGCCTGCGCTTCCTGCAGCGAAGCCAGCATGCCGTCGAAATCCAGGCTGTGGCTGGCGGCATCGTAATACTGGTAATCACACACCTCCAGACCGGCAGCGTTAAACACATTTTTATGGTTTGGCCAGCTCGGGTTGCTGACCCAGACGCGTTTTACGCTTGTCTGATTAGCGAGAAAATCTGCCGCCACGCGCAGCGCACCGGTACCGCCCGGCGTCTGCGCCGTGCAGGCGCGGCCTTCGGTGATCAGCGGATTTGTTTTGCCGAACAGCAGCGCCTGGGTGCAGTGAGCAAAGTCCGCCAGGCCATCAATGCTGAGGTAGTTTTTGGTGGTTTCGTTCTCCAGCAGATACTGCTCAGCTTTTTTCACACTGGTCAGCACCGGCGTTTTGCCGGTTTCATCTTTATAAACACCAATGCCAAGATTGATTTTATTCGGGCGGTCGTCGGCGCGAAACAGGTCAGCCAGTCCCAGAATAGGATCGGCAGGTGCGGCAGAGATAGATTCAAACATGAGTCAGTTCCGTTTGGGTGAACTTTAGCAAAATGAGCTATCAGGTTAGCGTCAGACGCATCGCTTGCCAACCGCTGACATAAAAAAGAAATAACCGTCGCGTATAAAGTAATGGCGCTAATCGGGAGGCCGATCACTGAAATGCAAAACGGAGCCCGAAGGCTCCGTTTCAGAGGTGATACGCAGATCTAATCGGCAGATTAGAACTGGTAAACCAGGCCAACGCCAACCACGTCGTCGGTGGCGATGCCTTTCGAACGGGTAAAGTCGTTGTCGTCCAGCAGGTTGATTTTATAGTCAACGTAGGTGGACATGTTTTTGTTGAAGTAGTAGTAGGTACCCACTTCGATGTATTTAACCAGGTCAGCATCGCCGCCAGAGAAAGTAGAACCGTTAGCAGAAGCGCCGCTCAGGTCTTTTCCTTTAGACTGCAGGTATGCGATAGAAGGACGCAGACCGAAATCAAACTGGTATTGTGCAACCACTTCGAAAGACTGAACTTTGTTAGCAGTCTGGATATTAGTAGTGGTGCCAGAAGAGCCGTAAGGCGTGGTATTACGAGATTCGCCGTAGAACGCAGCCAGGTAAACATTATTCGCATCATATTTCAGACCGAAACCGTATGCATCAGCTTTATCACCGTTGCCATCCAGTACCTGTGCATCTGTACGATCAGACGAGAAGTATGCACCCACTGCGCTGATGCCCATGCCGGTGTTATAAGCTAAAGAGGTACCCCAGCCGTCGCCATTCTGATGCAGCACATCACGGCCTTCGTTTTTGCCCTGATACTGAACAGCAAAGCTCAGGCCATCCACCAGACCGAAGAAGTTGCTGTTACGGTAGGTCGCCAGGCCATTTGAACGGCCAACCATGAAGTTGTCGTTGTCCTGATACAGGGTATCGTCACCGAATACTGGCAGCTGGTCGGTATAGGACATTGCATCGTACAGCACGCCGTAGTTACGGCCGTAGTCGAAGGAGCCCGCGTCACCAAATTTCAGACCGGCAAAGCCCAGACGGGTTTTAGAACCGCTGGTGCCCTGAGATTCAGCCACGTTTGCCTGAATGTTGTATTCCCACTGGCCGTAACCGGTCAGCTGGTCGGTGATCTGAGTTTCACCTTTAAAACCGAAACGAACATAAGATGCGTCGCCATCGCTGTTCACATCATCAGAGAAAGTATGACGCGCATCAACTTTACCGTAGAGGTCCAGTTTGTTGCCATCTTTGTTATAGATTTCTGCTGCGTTTGCTGCACCTGCAGCTAACAGAGCAGGGATAACCACTGCAAGAATGTTGCGCTTCATCATTATTTATTACCCTCATTGGAGTTATCTGGACATCTGCCACTGCCGTCAAGAAACCTTTACGAGAACCTTGAAAGAAGTTTGATGTCTCCTGTGTCTGCACGCATCTTTCCATCCCGGGGTTGCTAATTCTAGCCCGAAAATGATTCAATTCTCGCAATTGAGTATCAAAAAGAAAAATTGTATTACATTTTGTAAAATTTGGGGAACTTTGTGAGGGAACTCAAAATTTACAAAAATAAAAAGAGACCGGCAGGGCCGATCTCTTTATATATATGAATTTCTTATAATTAATCGTGGATTTTAGAAATTCGCATTGCGTGGCGTGCGTGGGAACGGGATAACATCTCTTACATTTTGTACGCCGGTGACATAGGCGATTAAACGTTCGAAACCTAATCCGAAGCCTGAATGGGGCACAGTGCCATAGCGACGCAGGTCGCGATACCACCAGTAATCTTCTTTGTTCAGGCCCATTTCAGCCAGGCGTGCATCCAGCACATCCAGACGCTCTTCACGCTGGGAACCGCCAATGATCTCACCGATACCCGGGGCCAGTACGTCCATCGCCGCCACGGTTTTGCCATCATCGTTCATACGCATATAGAACGCTTTGATGTCTTTCGGATAGTTTTTCACCACCACCGGCGCTTTGAAGTGCTTCTCCGCCAGATAGCGTTCATGTTCGGAGGAGAGATCCACGCCCCAGGCGACCGGGTTTTCAAAGCTCTGACCGCTGTTCAGCAGAATGTCGATGGCATCGGTGTAATCCACCTGCGCGAAATCGGTGGTGACGAAACGTTCCAGACGCGCGATCGCATCTTTGTCCACACGCTCAGCAAAGAACGCCATATCGTCCGCGCGCTCAGCCAGCACCGCTTTGAACACATATTTCAGCATGGACTCGGCCAGCGCGGCGGCATCATCCAGCGTGGCGAAGGCCACTTCCGGCTCCAGCATCCAGAACTCCGCCAGGTGACGGCTGGTGTTGGAGTTTTCAGCGCGGAAAGTCGGGCCGAAGGTATAAACTTTTGACAGCGCACAGGCATAGGTTTCGCCGTTAAGCTGGCCGGAGACGGTCAGGAAAGCCTCTTTGCCGAAGAAATCCTGATCGAAATCGACTTTGCCCTGCGCATCGCGCGGCAGGTTTTCCAGATCCAGCGTCGAGACGCGGAACATTTCGCCGGCGCCTTCTGTGTCTGACGCGGTAATCAGCGGGGTGGAGACCCAGAAATAGCCGTTTTCATGGAAGAAGCGATGCAGCGCCTGTGCCAGCGTATGGCGCACGCGCGCCACCGCGCCAATCAGGTTGGTACGCGGGCGCAGGTGTGCCACCTCGCGCAGGTATTCAATGCTGTGACGTTTTGCCGCCATCGGATAGGTGTCCGGATCGTCCACCCAGCCAGTCACTTCCACCCGGGTCGCCTGCAGCTCAAAGGCCTGGCCTTCGCCCGGTGACTCCACCACTTTACCGGTGATGATGACCGAACAGCCGGTGGTCAGACGCAGCACTTCATCCTGATAATTATTCAGAGAATTATTGACGACGGCCTGAACGGGATTAAAGCAGGAACCGTCATAAACGGCGATAAAAGAAAGACCGGCTTTGGAATCTCTTCGGGTACGCACCCAACCACGTACGGTGACTTCACTGTCAACCGCGACACGGCCGTGCAGTACATCCGCTACAGGCACTACGCTCATAAATTTCTCTCTATATAAATGAAAGGAGTTAACGAAACCCCATTCCGGGGTTTTGCTATGTTACTTGCGAGCCCACAGGAAACAAGCAAAATTGGGAGTTTTTATTGGTGGCAGAGCAGGGTGCAGGCACCCTGCTGGGGGGATCAGCTGGCGCGTTTCACCAGAGGCAGATCAAAGGCTTTGCGCAGCGCGCGCACAAAGGCTTTATCCTGGCAGATGGTTTTCCCGGGGCTGTCAGAGAGCTTCGCCACGGGTTTACCGTTGCAGGTCACCAGTTTGATCACAATATTCAGCGGCGTGACGCCGGGAATATCGCAGGTCAGACGGGTTCCAATGCCAAACACCACGTTAGCGCGCTGGCCAAAATGACGATACAGCGCCAGCGCCTTATCCAGATTGAGGTTATCAGAAAAAACCAGCGTTTTGCTGCGCGGATCGATATTCAGCCGCTGATAGTGGGCAATGGCTTTTTCGCCCCATTCCACCGGGTCGCCGGAATCATGACGCAGCCCCTGATAACGGTGGGCAAAGCCGGGACCGAAATCACGCAGAAACGCATCCATGGTGATACAGTCGGTCAGCGCAATGCCGAGCTGATTGTCATACTCATCCAGCCAGGATTGCAGCGCCGCACGCTGGCTGTTAGCCAGCACCGGGCTGATCTGCTGATGCGCCTGAAACCACTCATGGGCCTGCGTGCCAACCGGATTCAGCTGCAACCGGCGCGCCAGATCGTAATTGCTGGTGCCCACCAGCCACGGAAAGGCGCTTTTCAGCGTGCTGACAATGCCTTCCTGAACCGCCTGGGAATAACGACGGCGGGTACCAAAATCCATCAGCTGGAAGCGGGACATA belongs to Candidatus Pantoea soli and includes:
- a CDS encoding amino acid aminotransferase, whose amino-acid sequence is MFESISAAPADPILGLADLFRADDRPNKINLGIGVYKDETGKTPVLTSVKKAEQYLLENETTKNYLSIDGLADFAHCTQALLFGKTNPLITEGRACTAQTPGGTGALRVAADFLANQTSVKRVWVSNPSWPNHKNVFNAAGLEVCDYQYYDAASHSLDFDGMLASLQEAQAGDVVLFHGCCHNPTGIDPTAEQWQQLAQLSLEKGWLPLFDFAYQGFARGLDEDAEGLRIFAASHQELLVASSYSKNFGLYNERVGALTLVAASSDVAKTAFSQVKYSIRANYSNPPSHGAAVVATILSNDALRTIWVQELTDMRQRIQRMRQLFVNTLAEKGAKQDFSFIIKQNGMFSFSGLTKDQVVRLREEFGVYAVNSGRVNVAGMTPDNMSALCEAIVAVL
- the ompC gene encoding porin OmpC; this translates as MMKRNILAVVIPALLAAGAANAAEIYNKDGNKLDLYGKVDARHTFSDDVNSDGDASYVRFGFKGETQITDQLTGYGQWEYNIQANVAESQGTSGSKTRLGFAGLKFGDAGSFDYGRNYGVLYDAMSYTDQLPVFGDDTLYQDNDNFMVGRSNGLATYRNSNFFGLVDGLSFAVQYQGKNEGRDVLHQNGDGWGTSLAYNTGMGISAVGAYFSSDRTDAQVLDGNGDKADAYGFGLKYDANNVYLAAFYGESRNTTPYGSSGTTTNIQTANKVQSFEVVAQYQFDFGLRPSIAYLQSKGKDLSGASANGSTFSGGDADLVKYIEVGTYYYFNKNMSTYVDYKINLLDDNDFTRSKGIATDDVVGVGLVYQF
- the asnS gene encoding asparagine--tRNA ligase; the encoded protein is MSVVPVADVLHGRVAVDSEVTVRGWVRTRRDSKAGLSFIAVYDGSCFNPVQAVVNNSLNNYQDEVLRLTTGCSVIITGKVVESPGEGQAFELQATRVEVTGWVDDPDTYPMAAKRHSIEYLREVAHLRPRTNLIGAVARVRHTLAQALHRFFHENGYFWVSTPLITASDTEGAGEMFRVSTLDLENLPRDAQGKVDFDQDFFGKEAFLTVSGQLNGETYACALSKVYTFGPTFRAENSNTSRHLAEFWMLEPEVAFATLDDAAALAESMLKYVFKAVLAERADDMAFFAERVDKDAIARLERFVTTDFAQVDYTDAIDILLNSGQSFENPVAWGVDLSSEHERYLAEKHFKAPVVVKNYPKDIKAFYMRMNDDGKTVAAMDVLAPGIGEIIGGSQREERLDVLDARLAEMGLNKEDYWWYRDLRRYGTVPHSGFGLGFERLIAYVTGVQNVRDVIPFPRTPRNANF
- the pncB gene encoding nicotinate phosphoribosyltransferase translates to MTGHASPILTTLLDTDAYKLHMQQAVYHRYYDVPVTAEFRCRSDELLGQYADEIRAQIETLRTLTLRDDEYTYLSNLPFFQADYLHWLRQFRFDPAQVDVRNDHGHLRIQIRGPWREVILWEVPLLALISEVVHRHRTPETGVSQAVDHLQHKLAQFREQVADLDMSRFQLMDFGTRRRYSQAVQEGIVSTLKSAFPWLVGTSNYDLARRLQLNPVGTQAHEWFQAHQQISPVLANSQRAALQSWLDEYDNQLGIALTDCITMDAFLRDFGPGFAHRYQGLRHDSGDPVEWGEKAIAHYQRLNIDPRSKTLVFSDNLNLDKALALYRHFGQRANVVFGIGTRLTCDIPGVTPLNIVIKLVTCNGKPVAKLSDSPGKTICQDKAFVRALRKAFDLPLVKRAS